One Macadamia integrifolia cultivar HAES 741 unplaced genomic scaffold, SCU_Mint_v3 scaffold2762, whole genome shotgun sequence genomic window carries:
- the LOC122067218 gene encoding protein FAR1-RELATED SEQUENCE 5-like: MENVCMNDASEPAFGMLFNSEQDAYDYYNSYGRAMGFSVRRHFVNKSKKDNTTITSRGFVCSKAGCRLSDKRDINIVNPRAETRTNCEARMNIYLVDEGKYKCRDFVREHNHELHTTSTVHMMHSQRNMLDIHRYEIDLANDSGIRPRSTVELMGRHAGGIENLSYMTQDVRNYLRTKRQRALTYGEAGSLMKYFVTQTRNNPSFTYSFQLDSEEQITNIFWADPKMIIDYTQFGDVVSFDTTFRTNKECRPFGLFAGFNHHRGCTVFGAALLYDETVESFKWLFEVFAEAHGGKKPITIFTDQDKAMARALKEMWPQTWHGLCTWHLMQNGITHLGHMMKDGSHFLTNLKKCIYEYDVEDEFETAWYNLLDEYDVKNNEWFQRIYGRKSQWAKCYMKNTFTIGIRSTQLSESLNSDLKDYLKSTLDVV; this comes from the coding sequence ATGGAGAATGTTTGCATGAATGATGCGAGTGAACCTGCGTTTGGGATGTTATTCAACTCAGAACAGGATGCATACGATTATTACAATAGTTATGGACGGGCAATGGGGTTTAGTGTTAGGAGACACTTTGTGAATAAAAGCAAGAAAGACAACACGACTATAACATCTAGGGGATTTGTCTGTTCAAAAGCTGGTTGTCGGTTGAGTGACAAGCGAGACATCAATATTGTTAACCCTCGAGCTGAGACAAGAACAAATTGCGAGGCACGAATGAACATATATTTGGTTGATGAGGGAAAATACAAGTGCCGTGACTTTGTGAGAGAACATAATCATGAGCTTCATACTACATCAACAGTTCATATGATGCATTCACAAAGGAATATGTTAGACATACATAggtatgaaattgatttggcaAATGACTCGGGAATCAGGCCTAGATCCACAGTTGAGTTGATGGGTAGGCATGCTGGTGGGATTGAAAACCTAAGCTATATGACTCAAGATGTTAGGAATTATCTTCGCACTAAAAGACAGCGTGCCTTAACATATGGTGAAGCAGGTAGTTTGATGAAGTACTTTGTTACCCAAACTAGGAACAACCCATCTTTCACATACTCATTTCAGCTGGATAGTGAAGAACAAATAACTAACATATTTTGGGCTGATCCAAAGATGATCATTGACTACACACAATTTGGAGATGTAGTCAGCTTTGACACTACATTTCGCACCAACAAAGAGTGTAGGCCGTTTGGGTTGTTTGCTGGATTCAATCATCATAGAGGGTGCACCGTCTTCGGGGCTGCACTTTTATATGATGAgacagtggaatctttcaaatgGTTGTTTGAGGTATTTGCTGAAGCACATGGTGGAAAGAAGCCTATAACTATCTTCACGGACCAAGACAAAGCTATGGCTAGAGCATTAAAAGAAATGTGGCCTCAGACATGGCACGGATTGTGTACTTGGCACTTAATGCAGAATGGCATTACGCATTTGGGTCATATGATGAAGGATGGCTCTCATTTTCTTACAAATTTAAAGAAGTGCATATACGAATAcgatgtggaagatgaattcGAGACAGCATGGTATAATTTGTTGGACGAGTATGATGTTAAGAATAATGAATGGTTCCAGCGCATATATGGGCGTAAAAGTCAATGGGCGAAGTGCTATATGAAAAACACATTCACAATAGGCATTCGAAGTACACAGCTCAGTGAGAGTCTCAACAGTGACTTGAAGGACTATTTGAAGTCAACTTTGGATGTTGTgtaa
- the LOC122067222 gene encoding pre-mRNA-processing factor 19 homolog 2-like, translated as MFCSISGVVPEEPAVSRKSGLLYEKRLIERHIADYGKCPVTGDPLTMDDIVLLKTSEIVKPRSSQAASIPGLLGIFQNEWDGLMLSTFALEQQLHMARQELSHALYQHDAACRVIARLKKERDEARSLLSLAERQIPISASAPVTANASALSNGKRAAEDEELGPGGKRIRPGISSGIIGELTDCNSAL; from the exons ATGTTCTGTTCAa TCTCCGGCGTAGTGCCGGAAGAGCCGGCGGTTTCCAGGAAATCCGGACTACTCTATGAAAAGAGGTTGATTGAGAGACATATAGCG GACTATGGGAAATGTCCTGTGACTGGAGATCCGCTCACTATGGATGACATTGTTTTATTGAAAACCAGTGAG ATAGTGAAGCCCAGGTCTTCACAGGCAGCTAGTATCCCAGGACTTCTAGGAATTTTCCAAAAT GAGTGGGATGGCTTGATGTTATCTACTTTTGCGTTGGAGCAGCAGCTTCATATGGCAAGGCAAGAACTGAGTCATGCTCTGTACCAG CATGATGCTGCTTGCCGTGTCATAGCAAGactgaagaaagaaagggatGAGGCAAGATCGTTGTTGTCTTTGGCAGAAAGACAGATTCCGATTTCAGCATCTGCTCCTGTGACAGCAAATGCTTCGGCTCTTAGCAATGGGAAAAGAG CGGCTGAGGATGAGGAGCTTGGCCCTGGGGGAAAGAGAATTCGTCCTGGTATTTCATCTGGTATCATTGGTGAGCTGACTGACTGCAACAGTGCACTC